A single genomic interval of Pyrus communis chromosome 5, drPyrComm1.1, whole genome shotgun sequence harbors:
- the LOC137735678 gene encoding uncharacterized protein codes for MEALIASYGDSSSDSGSESPAPPPPPPSELKNSQEPTTALPPPPLSLLDSPNSFGFLDFSPSAQPSRVRNFAHVEGNYAVHVYIPVHIPPAPRKEMALFLNKLASLVPGLHAVDVDVPLDVLRKDERKLEQVALGREFHISLGRTVPIRVQQIDSLVTMLRQKLQIQRRYWIDFSKWEAFVNDDQTRTFVSIEVIAAGLAEITKQIQAVNEVYKLHNLPEFYKDPRPHISVAWALGDISNSVKKVVEEER; via the exons ATGGAGGCCCTGATTGCCTCGTACGGAGACTCGTCGTCGGACTCAGGCTCCGAGTCGCCGGctccacctccaccaccaccttcGGAGCTCAAAAACTCTCAAGAACCGACCACTGCGCTGCCTCCACCTCCTCTGTCACTTCTCGACAGCCCCAATTCCTTCG GATTTCTGGACTTCTCCCCAAGCGCCCAGCCGAGCAGAGTTCGGAACTTTGCTCACGTGGAAGGGAACTACGCAGTACATGTATATATCCCAG TTCATATACCACCAGCACCGAGGAAAGAGATGGCCTTGTTTTTGAACAAGCTAGCTTCTCTGGTGCCTGGTCTCCATGCCGTTGACGTTGACGTCCCGCTCGACGTTCTGCGTAAGGACGAGCGTAAGCTTGAACAGGTTGCTTTAGGCAGAGAGTTCCATATAAGTCTCGGAAGAACTGTTCCGATTCGGGTGCAGCAGATTGATTCCTTGGTGACAATGCTGCGGCAGAAGCTTCAGATTCAGAGGCG GTATTGGATTGATTTTAGCAAGTGGGAGGCTTTTGTTAACGATGATCAGACCCGGACCTTTGTGTCGATCGAAGTCATTGCTGCTGGGTTAGCTGAG ATAACAAAGCAGATTCAAGCTGTGAATGAGGTGTATAAGCTTCACAATCTTCCTGAATTTTACAAG GATCCGCGCCCTCACATATCGGTAGCTTGGGCATTGGGTGACATCAGCAATTCCGTGAAGAAAGTGGttgaagaagaaagatga
- the LOC137734492 gene encoding protein ORANGE, chloroplastic-like: MSLAALTQPDIAEEVVEAAALFCLISYLEAYHFRIYLLYIICSEWVVTLLDSICDGYVDCLEWLYLILLLIVEVSLELKLGIGGTSYKDFIVNMHLPLQLSQVDPIVASFSGGAVGVISALMVVEINNVKQQEHKRCKYCLGTGYLACARCSSTGTLVLTEPVSTVDGGNQPLSLPKTERCSNCSGAGKVMCPTCLCTGMAMASEHDPRIDPFD; this comes from the exons ATGTCTTTAGCTGCTCTCACCCAGCCGGATATAGCTGAAGAAGTGGTTGAAGCCGCCGCTCTTTTCTGCCTAATATCATACTTGGAAGCATATCACTTCAGAATTTATCTTCTGTACATTATATGCAGCGAATGGGTTGTCACCCTTTTGGATTCAATATGTGATGGCTATGTTGACTGCTTGGAGTGGTTGTATTTGATTTTGCTTTTGATTGTCGAGGTTTCG TTGGAGTTGAAGTTGGGAATAGGAGGCACATCGTATAAAGATTTTATAGTAAATATGCATCTGCCATTGCAGTTGAG TCAAGTTGATCCCATAGTGGCGTCGTTCTCTGGAGGAGCAGTCGGAGTGATCTCAGCATTGATGGTAGTTGAAATAAACAATGTGAAACAGCAGGAGCATAAGCGATGCAAATATTGTCTTGGAACTG GATATCTTGCTTGTGCTCGTTGCTCCAGCACTGGAACCCTTGTTCTTACCGAACCAGTTTCAACAGTTGATGGCGGAAACCAGCCCCTTTCACTGCCAAAAACTGAAAGATGTTCAAATTGCTCAGGAGCGGGAAAG GTAATGTGCCCGACATGCCTTTGCACGGGAATGGCGATGGCAAGTGAACACGACCCTCGGATCGACCCCTTTGATTAG
- the LOC137733677 gene encoding disease resistance protein RPV1-like, producing the protein MAAASSSGLGWKYEVFINFRGDDTRKGFVSHLYNALVKKPINAFMDAEKLRKGDDLSELLTAIRESRLSIVVFSQDYASSTWCLKELVQILECKDTNNQIVLPIFYEVDPSDVRKLKRKFEEAFAQHDRDSNAEMEEVQGWRSALTTATSLSGWDSRKYENDVVLIEEIVEDVYRKLIDISSTSSEDNGLVDMDSHMHEMLSLLYPPGGETNNVRVVGIWGMGGLGKTTIVRAVYNKIAGRFEASCFLENFKEGFMKHGKLHMQAQLLLSISDNKVGSSHISSKGFQVMLKSLGQRKVLIVVDDVDKLEQIEALLEEPHSFGGGSRIIITTRDSQLLSIADVIYNPKILSDSGALKLFRQHAFGKNQPTRDYDDLSNRVVKYAQGLPLALKVLGAFLRKKTIRVWEDELEKIRKIPQRGIHDVLKTSFDGLDDTEKDIFLDIACFLKGMNKDQAIEILDGCGFHPHTGIRVLIDRALITISWKEELEMHDSLEEMGREIVRQESFKDPGRRSRLWSYEDVRQVLTENTATKTIESIIVDFSYSDWPCLNAEAFVRMTQLRLLKISPGFVFKDEYFKQHLFGSLKLLNLRYLSWLGFPLKSLPSNFQFENLVELDMRNSLIDRLWEGTQKQEKLKFINLSCCRYLKETPDFTNVPNLERLILQSCVSLVEVHPSISTLTKLVLLNLNGCHELKILPSKIRMRSLKTFSISGCFSLEMFPEISEGMDELEILNLSCSKIKELPLSINNLTGLSHFSLDDCKELKSLPSCIHMKCLKTFDLNGCWSLEMFPSISEGIEGLERLDLPHSKIKELSPSINNLTRLSHLNLQDCKELKSLPSSIRMKSLKTLNLCGCWSLEFFPEISEVIEGLQILHLSGSKIKELPSSINNLTGLIHLNLENCKELKSLPSSICQLKSLASLFLSGCTKFELFPSIEENMEGLRSLFLDGTFIKELSPWIERLMGLRYLSLRNCKSIVHLPDTRCNLAHLIICT; encoded by the exons ATGGCTGCTGCTTCTTCGTCTGGCCTTGGTTGGAAATACGAAGTGTTCATCAATTTCAGAGGGGATGACACTCGCAAGGGCTTCGTCAGCCATCTCTACAACGCTCTGGTTAAGAAACCAATCAACGCCTTCATGGATGCCGAAAAGCTCAGAAAAGGCGACGACCTTTCCGAGCTCCTGACAGCGATTCGAGAGTCAAGGCTTTCGATTGTAGTTTTCTCTCAAGACTATGCCTCTTCCACTTGGTGCTTGAAAGAACTCGTGCAAATCTTGGAATGCAAGGATACCAATAACCAGATTGTACTCCCCATTTTCTATGAAGTTGATCCGTCTGACGTTCGTAAACTCAAGAGAAAATTCGAGGAAGCTTTTGCTCAGCACGATCGTGATTCTAACGCTGAAATGGAAGAGGTTCAGGGCTGGAGATCCGCTCTTACAACTGCCACCAGTTTATCCGGCTGGGATTCGCGAAAATATGA GAATGATGTGGTGCTTATTGAGGAAATTGTAGAAGATGTTTATAGGAAATTGATCGACATCTCATCAACATCAAGCGAAGATAATGGCTTGGTTGACATGGATTCTCACATGCATGAAATGCTTTCATTATTATATCCTCCCGGAGGTGAAACGAATAATGTTCGAGTTGTTGGAATATGGGGTATGGGTGGTTTAGGCAAAACAACCATCGTTAGAGCTGTTTATAATAAAATCGCTGGTCGATTTGAAGCTTCTTGCTTTCTTGAAAATTTCAAGGAAGGTTTCATGAAGCATGGCAAACTACATATGCAGGCACAACTTCTATTGAGTATCTCAGACAACAAGGTGGGGAGTTCTCACATATCGAGTAAAGGTTTTCAGGTGATGTTAAAAAGCCTTGGTCAGAGAAAAGTTCTTATTGTTGTTGATGATGTGGATAAATTAGAACAAATTGAAGCTTTACTTGAAGAGCCACATTCCTTTGGTGGTGGAAGCAGAATTATTATAACAACTAGAGATTCACAATTACTAAGCATagctgatgtgatatataatccCAAGATTCTGAGTGATTCTGGAGCTCTAAAACTCTTTAGGCAGCACGCCTTCGGAAAAAACCAACCCACCAGAGATTATGATGATCTCTCCAATCGTGTCGTAAAATATGCTCAAGGTCTGCCTTTAGCACTCAAAGTTTTGGGGGCTTTTCTTCGTAAAAAAACTATACGCGTGTGGGAAGATGAGTtagaaaaaataaggaaaatcccGCAAAGGGGAATTCATGATGTGCTTAAAACAAGCTTCGATGGACTAGATGACACAGAGAAGGACATCTTTCTAGATATTGCATGTTTCCTTAAAGGGATGAATAAAGACCAAGCAATTGAAATTCTGGACGGCTGTGGTTTCCATCCTCATACAGGAATAAGAGTTCTAATTGATCGAGCTCTCATTACTATCTCATGGAAGGAGGAACTGGAGATGCATGATTCATTAGAGGAAATGGGTCGGGAAATTGTCCGCCAAGAATCTTTCAAAGATCCTGGGAGACGAAGTAGGTTGTGGAGTTATGAAGATGTTCGTCAGGTGCTAACTGAAAATACG GCTACAAAAACAATTGAAAGCATAATTGTGGATTTCTCGTACTCAGACTGGCCATGCTTAAATGCTGAAGCTTTTGTTAGAATGACTCAACTAAGACTTCTCAAGATCAGTCCAGGCTTCGTTTTTAAAGATGAGTACTTCAAACAACACCTGTTTGGGTCCTTAAAGTTGCTCAACCTGAGGTATCTCTCCTGGCTTGGTTTCCCTCTCAAGTCTTTGCCATCCAACTTTCAATTCGAAAATCTTGTTGAACTTGACATGCGAAATAGTCTCATTGACCGACTTTGGGAAGGAACCCAG AAGCAAGAAAAGTTGAAATTCATCAATTTAAGTTGTTGTCGATACCTTAAGGAAACCCCTGACTTCACAAATGTGCCAAATCTTGAGAGGCTAATTCTTCAAAGTTGTGTAAGTTTAGTTGAGGTTCACCCGTCTATTTCGACTCTTACAAAGCttgttttattgaatttgaatggATGCCATGAACTTAAGATTCTACCCAGCAAAATTCGTATGAGATCTCTCAAAACCTTTAGTATTTCTGGCTGCTTcagtcttgagatgtttccagagatttcaGAAGGTATGGATGAGTTAGAAATCCTTAATTTATCCtgttcaaaaattaaagaactgcccctgtcaattaataatctcacgggGTTGAGTCATTTCAGCCTAGATGATTGCAAGGAACTTAAGAGTCTTCCAAGCTGCATTCATATGAAATGTCTGAAAACCTTTGATCTTAATGGTTGCTGgagtcttgagatgtttccatCGATTTCAGAAGGGATTGAGGGGTTAGAAAGGCTTGATTTACCAcactcaaaaattaaagaactgtCCCCGTCAATTAATAATCTTACGAGGTTGAGTCATTTGAATCTACaagattgcaaggaacttaagagtcttccaagcagcattCGTATGAAATCTCTCAAAACCCTTAATCTTTGTGGTTGCTGGAGTCTTGAGTTCTTTCCAGAGATTTCAGAAGTGATTGAGGGGTTACAAATTCTTCATTTATCCGGGTCAAAAATTAAGGAACTGCCCtcgtcaattaataatctcacgggATTGATTCATTTGAATCTAGAAAATTGTAAGGAACTTaagagtcttccaagcagcattTGTCAGCTCAAGTCCCTtgcctctctctttctttccggTTGTACAAAATTTGAGTTGTTTCCaagcattgaagaaaatatgGAAGGATTAAGAAGTCTTTTCTTGGATGGAACATTTATTAAAGAGCTTTCCCCCTGGATTGAACGGCTTATGGGGCTTCGGTATTTAAGTCTGAGAAACTGCAAAAGCATTGTACATCTTCCCGACACACGCTGTAATTTGGCACACCTTATCATATGTACATAG